Sequence from the Rhodanobacter sp. genome:
TCATCGCCGCACCGATCAGGATGTAAAACACACTGAAAATGACAAACATCGCAATCGAGCCTGTGGCGACTAACGCGCCGCTGCGCAGATTCCAAGGAAGTCGGAAGCGGTCAGCGAGGCTCCACCGATCAGGCCTCCGTCCACATCCGACTGCGCGAACAACTCGGCGGCATTGGCCGCCTTGACGCTGCCGCCGTAAAGCAGCCGAGTCAGACGGGCAATCATAGCATCTTCCTTTTGGAGTTGGCTACGGATGAACGCGTGCACTTGTTGCGCCTGTTCCGGCGTGGCGGTGCGGCCGGTGCCGATGGCCCACACCGGCTCGTAGGAGATCACGGCCGTGTCGAAGGGAGCGATGCCGCAGGCATCGAGTACGGCCTGCAATTGGCGGGCAACCACGGTTTCGGTTTCGCCGGCTTCGCGTTGGGCCAGGGTCTCGCCGACGCAGAGAATGGGCGTGAGGCCGGCGGCACGCGCGGCAGCGAACTTGCGCGCCACCAGGGCATCGCCCTCGCCGTGGTATTGGCGACGCTCGGAATGCCCGACCAGCACCCACTGCGCGCCGCAGTCGGCCAGCATGGCGCCAGAAACCTCGCCCGTGTACGCGCCCTGCCCTTCGTGTTCGCTGAGATCCTGCGCGCCCACCCCGACACCCGCCCCGGCACAGGCCGCGGCTACATCGGCCAGATAGGGAAACGGCGGGCAGATCACCACGTCGATGCCAGCGGTATCGGTCGAGGCTATCTCGCCGCACAGGGCGCCGGCCATCGAACGGCTACCGTGCATCTTCCAGTTGGCGGCAACGAGCTTCTTGCGCATGTGAGGGGCAATTCCGTTGGACAAACCCGAGATTTTACAGATTGATACAGGACTGGTATTGCTGCGGCGCAACGGCCAAGATGCCAGCACATCATCCAGGAGAAGTGCATGACGCCGGTTCGTCCACTCAGCCTCGTCACCGGCGCCTCGGCCGGGATCGGCGTCGCTTTCGCCCGCGCACTCGCCGTGCGTGGCCACGACCTCGTACTCACCGCGCGGCGGGTCGACCGGCTCGAATCGCTGGCGACGGAACTGCGCCAGCGGCATGGTTGCACGATAACCGTGTTGGCAGCCGACCTGGCCGATCCCGCTGCGCCGCGCATGCTTTGCGAAGAGCTGGCGCAACGCGACCTGGCGGTGGACTGGCTGGTCAACAACGCCGGCTACGGCGTACCCGGCACGTTCGTGGCGAACGACTGGGACACGCACGCCGACTTCCTGCAGGTGCTGTTGACCGCACCGCTGGAGCTGGCATGGCGCCTGCTGCCGGGCATGCGCGAACGCAACTACGGCCGCATCGTCAACGTGGCGTCGCTGGCCGGGCACGTGCCCGGCACGGCGGGACACACGCTGTACGCGCCGGACAAGGCCTTCCTGATCAAGTTTTCGCAAGGGCTGGCGCTGGAAAACCGCGACCGCGGCGTGCACGTCTGCGCGCTCTGCCCCGGCTTCACCTATTCGGAATTCCATGACGTCACCGGCACGCGCGCGCTGATGAACAAGATGCCCGGCTTCATGTGGCAAAGCGCCGACGAAGTGGCGGCCGCGGGTATCGCCGCGGTGGAGCGCGGCGATACGGTGCACGTCACCGGCCGCGTCAACCGCTTCATCAAGGGCGTCTTCAAGCTGATGCCGGACAAGCTGGCGCTGCGCCTTTCGGCACGGCAGTCCCGGCGCTATCGCCAGTCCGGCGATGAAGCCGCATGAGCCTGCTCCCTGCCCAGATGCGCCCCTTGCCGTACCGCAAGCCCACTCCAGGCCGCGACTACTGGGTGCTGGACGACATCCTGCCCGATCCGCTGGCGGTACGCGAACGCTGCCTCGCCGGAACCGACTGGGAATACGGCTTCCCGACCACGGGCGAAGCCTGGCCCGGCATGCGTGCGATGCCGGCGCTGTCGGAATCCGAACTGGCGATCGTCGAAGCCAAGGTACGCGACGCCACCGGCGCGAAGAGGCTCTGGGTGGAAAGCACCGAGGCCGGGCAGAAGCTCAACCACAACTGCGTGCAGGTGGTGGGCGCGGTCGAGGGCGCGGTGAAGCCGCACACCGACTCCCTGCACCTGTGCCGCTACGCCGCCGTGCTCTACCTGAACCCGCAGGTGCCGGAGAACTGCGGCACCAGCTTCTTCCGCCAGCGCATGCCCGGCGGACAACTGGGCGGCAACATCGTGCAGCCGCCGCACCGCAACCTGGTCGACGCGCTGGGCAGCCGGTTCGTACGACCCGATGCCTTCGCCGAAGACGTGCGCGTCGCGCACCGCTTCAACCGCCTGCTGCTGTACAAGGCCAACATCGTCCACAGCGCCAGCGCCTACTGGGGGCTGGAAGATGCCGCCAGCAAGCGCATGACGGCAGTGTTCTTCTGGATGGCCTGACCAGGCCGCTCAGATCAACTTGATCTCGCGCAGCCGCTGCAGCAGGTATTCGTGCGAGGTGATGCTGGTGTCGTAGCGCCTCGGGTTGTCCGGCGTCACGCACTGCGGCAGCGGGGCTAGCACCACGTCGGGATTGGGGTGCAGGAAGTACGGCACCGAGTAACGCGGCTTGCGCGCGTTGGCGTTCTGCGGGTTCACCACGCGGTGCGTGGTGGACGGGTACACGTGGTTGCTCAGGCGCTGCAGCATGTCGCCGATGTTCACCACGATGGCGTCGCCCTCGGTGGTGATCGGCAGCCACTCGCCTTCGCGGGTGAGCACTTCCAGCCCTTCCGCGCTGGCGCCGACCAGCAGGGTGATGAAGTTGATGTCCTCGTGCGCGCCGGCGCGCACGTTGGGCACGTTGTCGTCGACGATCGGCGGATAGTGGATCGGCCGCAGGATGGAGTTGCCCTGGTCGGTCTTGTCCTCGAAGTAGTTTTCCGGCAGGTCGATGTGCAGGGCCAGCGCGCGCAGCACGCGGGTGCCGAGCTGGTCCAGCGCCTCGAACAGTCCGTAGCCGTACTCGCGGAACTCCGGCACCTCGGCCGGCCACAGGTTGGGCGCCATCACGTCGGCGAACTTCGAGTCGCGCGGAATCTCGCGGCCGACGTGCCAGAACTCCTTGAGATCGGCGTGCTTGCTGTCCTTGGCGGTCTCCACCTTGAACGGCGTGTAGCCGCGCGCGCCGCCGCTGCCCGGCACGTGGTACTTCATCTTGGTTTCGGTAGGCAGCGCGAAGAAGCGCTGGAAAACATCGTAGGCGCCGTCGATCAGCTCGCGCGGAATGCCGTGGCCGCGGATGCAGCAGAAGCCGAATTCGCGGTAGGCCGCGCCAAGCTCGGCGACGAAAGCATCGCGGTCGGTGTCGTAGCGGCGGATGTCGAGGGTGGGAACGTTTTTCATGGTCGTGTCCAGTCAAGGCTGCGGTCGATTGAGTGATACGCCACCGCAGGGACGTTCACGTCGGGCCATTCCTTGGCGACCGGTTCCTTGAGCGACCTGGTCAGGCGCGCTGCGCCTGCTGGTTCACGAGCGTTCTGCGGCCGATTTTACGACGTCGGCCAGGCTTTGCGCCAACTGCCGCACCTCGGCGTCGTCGCCGCCTTCCACGGTGACGCGCACCAGCGGCTCGGTGCCGGAGGCGCGCAGCACCACGCGGCCGCGGCCCTGCAGGGTGCGCTCGGTGGCGGCCAGCGCCTGCTGCACGGCAGCGCCTGACAGTGCTTCGCGCGCCCCCTCCGCACGCACGTTGATCATCACCTGCGGCAGCTTGTGCAGCCCCTGGCGCGCCACGGCGAAATCCTCGCCGGCCAGGGCCTCCAGCACGGCTAGCGCGGAAACGATGCCGTCGCCGGTGGTGGCGCGGTCCAGGCACAGCACGTGGCCGGAAGTCTCTCCGCCGAGCACGCCGCCGTGCTCCTTGAGCTGCTGCAGCACGTAGCGGTCGCCTACCTGGGCGCGCAGCAACGGCACGCCGAGCTTGTCCAACGCCAGTTGCAGGCCGTAGTTGCTCATCAGCGTGCCGACCACCGGGCCGTGCAGTTCGCCGCGCGCATGCCAGGCGCGTGCGATCACGTAGAGCAGGTCGTCGCCGTCGGCCAGCACGCCGTGGCGATCCACCATCTGCACGCGGTCGCCGTCGCCGTCGAAGGCGATGCCGATGTCCGCACCCAGCTCCTGCACCGCGCGCTGCAGCGCCTGCGGATGGGTCGAGCCGACATCGCGGTTGATGTTGAAGCCGTCCGGCTTGTCGCCGAACGACGTGACTTCGGCGCCCAGCTCCGTGAACACCTTGGGGGCCACCTGGTAGGTGGCGCCGTTGGCGCAGTCCAGCACGAGCTTCAAGCCCTTGAGGTTGAAGTCCTCGGCCACCGTGCTCTTGCAGAACTCCACGTAGCGCGTGGCTGCGTCGTCGATGCGGCGCGCCTTGCCCAACTGCTCGGAGGGCACGGTCGCGAAAGGCGCGTCGATCTCCGCCTCGATGGCCTCCTCCATGGCGTCGCTGAGTTTCTCGCCATGGGCCGAGAAGAACTTGATGCCGTTGTCGTGATGCGGATTGTGCGATGCGCTGATCACGATGCCGGCCTCGGCGCGCAGCGAGCGCGTGAGGTAGGCCACCGCCGGCGTCGGCATCGGCCCCAGCATGCGCACGTCCACGCCGGCGGAGACCAGGCCGGCCTCCAGCGCGGCCTCGAACATGTAGCCGGACACGCGGGTGTCCTTGCCGATCAGCACGGTGCGCCGGGGGCCAGCCTGGCGGTTCAGCACCGCGCCCAGCGCGCGGCCGAGGCGCAGCATGAATTCGGCGTTGATCGGCCACTCGCCGACCCGGCCGCGGATGCCGTCGGTGCCGAAATACTTGCGTTGGCTCATGCCCGTCTCCCGAAAGCTCGTGCCTGTGCTGCCGGCCGCTCGTGCGGCCTTGTCGTTGTCATTCGTCGTCCGGCCAACGTGGCGCGGCGGGTCTGGGATCGCGACGCTGGGCAACATCGCCCGCGCTGACGCCCCGCCATACCGCCAGCGCGTCCACCGTGGCGGCCACGTCGTGCACGCGGACCAGCCGTGCGCGGCGTTGCACCGCGATCAGCGCCGCGGCGGCGGAACCGGCGGCGCGCTCGTCCGGCGACGGGCGGCCGGTCAACTCGCCGATCATCGACTTGCGCGACAGGCCCACGTAGACGCCGCTGCCCAGGTCCGCGAAGCGCTCCAGCGCGCGCAGCAGGGCGAGGTTGTGTTCGAGGTTCTTGCCGAACCCGAAGCCAGGGTCGACCATCACCCTGCGCTTGTCGATGCCGGCCAGTTCGCAGGCGAACAGGCGGTCGGTGAGGAAGCGATGCACCTCGCCCACCACGTCGTCGTAGTGCGGCGCGTCCTGCATGCTGCGCGGCTCGCCCTGCATGTGCATCAGGCAGACCGGCACACCGAGTTCGGCCGCCGCGTCCAGCGCACCCTCGCGGCGCAAGGCATAGACGTCGTTGACCATGCCCGCGCCCGCCGCCACCGCGGCGCGTATCACTTCCGGCTTGGAGGTGTCGATGGCGATGGGCAGCGAAGTGCGCTTCGCCAGTTGCTCGATCACCGGAACCACCCGGCGGATTTCCTCCTCGGCCGACACGTCGCCCGCGCCGGGACGCGTGGATTCGCCGCCGACGTCGAGCAGGTCGGCGCCCTGCTCCGCCAGCGCCAGTCCATGCGCCACTGCGGCATCCACATGGGCGAAGCGGCCGCCGTCGGAAAAGGAATCGGGCGTGATGTTGAGGATGCCGGCC
This genomic interval carries:
- the tpiA gene encoding triose-phosphate isomerase; the protein is MRKKLVAANWKMHGSRSMAGALCGEIASTDTAGIDVVICPPFPYLADVAAACAGAGVGVGAQDLSEHEGQGAYTGEVSGAMLADCGAQWVLVGHSERRQYHGEGDALVARKFAAARAAGLTPILCVGETLAQREAGETETVVARQLQAVLDACGIAPFDTAVISYEPVWAIGTGRTATPEQAQQVHAFIRSQLQKEDAMIARLTRLLYGGSVKAANAAELFAQSDVDGGLIGGASLTASDFLGICAAAR
- a CDS encoding SDR family oxidoreductase, producing the protein MTPVRPLSLVTGASAGIGVAFARALAVRGHDLVLTARRVDRLESLATELRQRHGCTITVLAADLADPAAPRMLCEELAQRDLAVDWLVNNAGYGVPGTFVANDWDTHADFLQVLLTAPLELAWRLLPGMRERNYGRIVNVASLAGHVPGTAGHTLYAPDKAFLIKFSQGLALENRDRGVHVCALCPGFTYSEFHDVTGTRALMNKMPGFMWQSADEVAAAGIAAVERGDTVHVTGRVNRFIKGVFKLMPDKLALRLSARQSRRYRQSGDEAA
- a CDS encoding 2-oxoglutarate and iron-dependent oxygenase domain-containing protein; its protein translation is MKNVPTLDIRRYDTDRDAFVAELGAAYREFGFCCIRGHGIPRELIDGAYDVFQRFFALPTETKMKYHVPGSGGARGYTPFKVETAKDSKHADLKEFWHVGREIPRDSKFADVMAPNLWPAEVPEFREYGYGLFEALDQLGTRVLRALALHIDLPENYFEDKTDQGNSILRPIHYPPIVDDNVPNVRAGAHEDINFITLLVGASAEGLEVLTREGEWLPITTEGDAIVVNIGDMLQRLSNHVYPSTTHRVVNPQNANARKPRYSVPYFLHPNPDVVLAPLPQCVTPDNPRRYDTSITSHEYLLQRLREIKLI
- the glmM gene encoding phosphoglucosamine mutase codes for the protein MSQRKYFGTDGIRGRVGEWPINAEFMLRLGRALGAVLNRQAGPRRTVLIGKDTRVSGYMFEAALEAGLVSAGVDVRMLGPMPTPAVAYLTRSLRAEAGIVISASHNPHHDNGIKFFSAHGEKLSDAMEEAIEAEIDAPFATVPSEQLGKARRIDDAATRYVEFCKSTVAEDFNLKGLKLVLDCANGATYQVAPKVFTELGAEVTSFGDKPDGFNINRDVGSTHPQALQRAVQELGADIGIAFDGDGDRVQMVDRHGVLADGDDLLYVIARAWHARGELHGPVVGTLMSNYGLQLALDKLGVPLLRAQVGDRYVLQQLKEHGGVLGGETSGHVLCLDRATTGDGIVSALAVLEALAGEDFAVARQGLHKLPQVMINVRAEGAREALSGAAVQQALAATERTLQGRGRVVLRASGTEPLVRVTVEGGDDAEVRQLAQSLADVVKSAAERS
- the folP gene encoding dihydropteroate synthase — translated: MSALDSLFAPVLDCAGRKLVLDRPRVAGILNITPDSFSDGGRFAHVDAAVAHGLALAEQGADLLDVGGESTRPGAGDVSAEEEIRRVVPVIEQLAKRTSLPIAIDTSKPEVIRAAVAAGAGMVNDVYALRREGALDAAAELGVPVCLMHMQGEPRSMQDAPHYDDVVGEVHRFLTDRLFACELAGIDKRRVMVDPGFGFGKNLEHNLALLRALERFADLGSGVYVGLSRKSMIGELTGRPSPDERAAGSAAAALIAVQRRARLVRVHDVAATVDALAVWRGVSAGDVAQRRDPRPAAPRWPDDE